One Streptomyces sp. B21-105 genomic region harbors:
- a CDS encoding ankyrin repeat domain-containing protein has protein sequence MTAGDGWAGMGWDWTDVDDIRRRLDEGADPEQWSGGRPLHRAAVFGSPEVVAELAGRIADVDALENGVTALWEAVVSRNPDHARALADAGADPWRPSIGGWSPGRLSLAGPTPDLFPAPQGVRLTDTERTASDEAARLTTALGTFSYDGLGLACVAGIDAAEAVRRLEAAPADGDLVEELLEDPLAFDMDESLHIVGVTSVPGGCVVTQPWGHAPQMPGVLTRLSAGTVCYGLYANPKSGNQGSIARHGAVEGWDLHPGGGPRENDSAEDVLASYLYRLNPVAYSCAFAGLRPADPRGVVGPPDLWVELPTRDYWAQ, from the coding sequence ATGACAGCGGGTGACGGCTGGGCCGGCATGGGCTGGGACTGGACGGACGTCGACGACATCCGCCGGCGCCTCGACGAGGGCGCCGACCCGGAGCAGTGGAGCGGCGGCCGGCCGCTGCATCGCGCGGCGGTGTTCGGATCCCCTGAGGTCGTGGCCGAGTTGGCCGGCCGGATCGCGGACGTGGACGCGCTGGAGAACGGGGTGACGGCGCTCTGGGAAGCCGTCGTGTCCAGGAACCCGGACCACGCACGCGCCCTCGCCGATGCCGGCGCCGATCCCTGGCGGCCGTCGATCGGCGGCTGGTCCCCCGGGCGGCTGAGCCTGGCCGGACCGACGCCGGACCTGTTCCCGGCGCCGCAGGGGGTGCGCCTGACCGACACGGAGCGTACGGCGTCCGACGAGGCCGCCCGGCTCACCACGGCCCTGGGCACGTTCTCCTACGACGGCCTGGGGCTGGCATGCGTGGCCGGTATCGACGCGGCCGAGGCGGTGCGCCGTCTCGAGGCCGCGCCGGCGGACGGCGACCTCGTCGAGGAGCTGCTCGAAGACCCGTTGGCGTTCGACATGGACGAGAGCCTGCACATCGTCGGCGTGACGTCCGTGCCGGGCGGCTGCGTCGTGACCCAGCCCTGGGGGCACGCGCCGCAGATGCCCGGCGTGCTGACCCGGTTGTCCGCCGGCACGGTCTGTTACGGCCTGTACGCCAATCCCAAGAGCGGCAACCAGGGCAGCATCGCCCGTCACGGCGCCGTCGAAGGCTGGGACCTGCACCCGGGCGGCGGACCCCGGGAGAACGACAGCGCCGAGGACGTGCTGGCCTCGTACCTCTACCGCCTCAACCCCGTGGCGTACTCCTGCGCCTTCGCGGGACTGCGTCCGGCCGACCCGCGCGGCGTCGTCGGACCTCCCGATCTGTGGGTAGAACTGCCCACCCGCGACTACTGGGCTCAGTGA
- a CDS encoding lactonase family protein gives MSRHTRRRSKSQVRMTVAGAGILASAAVATTVAIASAGEAPRTHEGATATTKSARAGADHAVFVQGNELAGNTIRVFRRGDDGKLTAAGSYATGGKGGDQVDAPTDSLASQGSLVYDRGSHLLLAVNAGSGTVTSFRVEGQKLTNRRVVRSGGDFPSSVAVSGNLAYVMNAGGAGSVQGFRITAGGLVPLSGSYRSLGLKNDKVPLFSSSPGQVAFTPGGRELVVTTKSANTIEVFPIHRDGRPAHRAKVNRSAGGVPFAITFDKAGRMLVAEAEKSTVSTYKVLADGGLKVVQEPLPNGQNTLCWLERAGDFFYGGNTGNSTVTGYRTDRHGRLALTNEIGIATPPSAMSQGVIDLAVTQDEKFLYVQNGTSGTVDGFRIGANGSLTKVTTVTGLPPFAESGMEGIAAV, from the coding sequence GTGAGCAGGCACACCAGGCGCAGGTCGAAGTCGCAGGTCCGGATGACCGTCGCCGGGGCCGGCATCCTCGCATCGGCGGCCGTCGCGACCACGGTGGCCATCGCCTCGGCGGGCGAAGCCCCCCGCACACACGAAGGCGCGACCGCGACGACGAAGAGCGCCCGGGCGGGAGCCGACCACGCCGTCTTCGTGCAGGGCAACGAACTCGCCGGGAACACCATCCGCGTGTTCCGGCGCGGCGACGACGGAAAGCTCACCGCCGCGGGCAGTTACGCGACCGGCGGCAAGGGCGGCGACCAGGTCGACGCGCCCACCGACTCCCTCGCCTCCCAGGGCTCACTGGTCTACGACCGCGGCTCGCACCTGCTGCTGGCGGTCAACGCGGGCAGCGGAACCGTGACCTCGTTCCGGGTCGAGGGACAGAAACTGACGAACCGTCGGGTGGTGCGCTCCGGCGGTGACTTCCCGTCGTCCGTCGCGGTGTCCGGCAACCTCGCCTACGTCATGAACGCGGGCGGCGCGGGCAGCGTCCAGGGCTTCAGGATCACCGCGGGCGGACTCGTCCCGCTGAGCGGTTCCTACCGCTCCCTGGGACTGAAGAACGACAAGGTGCCGTTGTTCAGCAGCTCGCCCGGCCAGGTCGCGTTCACGCCGGGCGGCCGGGAGTTGGTCGTCACCACGAAGTCGGCCAACACCATCGAGGTGTTCCCGATACACCGTGACGGACGCCCCGCACACCGGGCGAAGGTCAACCGCTCGGCCGGCGGCGTGCCGTTCGCGATCACCTTCGACAAGGCGGGCCGGATGCTGGTCGCCGAAGCCGAGAAGTCGACGGTCAGCACGTACAAGGTGCTCGCCGACGGCGGCCTCAAGGTCGTCCAGGAGCCGTTGCCCAACGGTCAGAACACCCTGTGCTGGCTGGAGCGCGCCGGTGACTTCTTCTACGGCGGCAACACCGGCAACTCGACCGTCACCGGCTACCGCACCGACCGGCACGGCAGGCTCGCCCTCACCAACGAGATCGGCATCGCCACACCGCCGTCGGCCATGTCCCAGGGCGTCATCGACCTGGCGGTGACTCAGGACGAGAAGTTCCTGTACGTGCAGAACGGCACCTCCGGCACCGTCGACGGCTTCCGCATCGGCGCGAACGGCTCCCTCACCAAGGTCACCACGGTCACCGGACTGCCCCCCTTCGCCGAGTCCGGCATGGAGGGCATCGCCGCGGTGTGA
- a CDS encoding TetR family transcriptional regulator: MSESARTADKSASKPPGLRERMRATVRAEVVEVAHRLFTEQGFDRTTVDQIATEVGLSRASLFRYFGTKEDIVLVRLGESGRQIAEALAARPGDEQPWEALRRSFDALGQGNDTTPEQVLAYLRMLQETPSLRARHYEKQLGWQELLVPEVARRLGADPGDREDTRSNALAAAALACLDAAATAWVACDGTVPLPTLLDRAMDALK, encoded by the coding sequence ATGTCCGAGAGCGCCCGCACCGCCGACAAGTCCGCATCCAAGCCGCCCGGTCTGCGCGAGCGTATGCGTGCGACGGTCCGGGCCGAGGTGGTCGAGGTGGCCCACCGGCTCTTCACCGAGCAGGGGTTCGACCGGACGACCGTCGACCAGATCGCCACCGAGGTGGGTCTCTCCCGAGCCAGCCTGTTCCGCTACTTCGGCACCAAGGAAGACATCGTCCTGGTGCGCCTGGGGGAATCCGGCCGTCAGATCGCCGAGGCGCTGGCGGCCCGCCCCGGCGACGAGCAGCCCTGGGAGGCGCTGCGCCGGTCCTTCGACGCCCTCGGACAGGGGAACGACACGACGCCCGAGCAGGTGCTCGCCTATCTGCGCATGCTGCAGGAGACGCCGTCGCTGCGCGCCCGGCACTACGAGAAGCAGCTGGGCTGGCAGGAGCTGCTGGTGCCGGAGGTGGCCCGGCGGCTGGGCGCCGACCCCGGTGACCGGGAGGACACCCGGTCGAACGCCCTGGCCGCCGCCGCGCTCGCCTGCCTGGACGCGGCCGCCACCGCCTGGGTGGCGTGCGACGGCACGGTGCCGTTGCCCACGCTGCTCGACCGGGCCATGGACGCGCTGAAGTAA
- a CDS encoding winged helix-turn-helix transcriptional regulator, protein MPQHPAFDVMTATCPSRTSLARIANKWTAMVVIALSPGRLRFRDLRDTVDGISAKVLTETLRELERDGLVTRHVYAEVPPRVEYELTALGHTLHTPLQALGLWAEKHIAEVQAARERHDAQK, encoded by the coding sequence ATGCCGCAGCATCCGGCCTTCGATGTCATGACGGCCACCTGCCCGTCCCGCACCTCACTCGCCCGTATCGCCAACAAGTGGACGGCCATGGTGGTCATCGCCCTCAGTCCCGGACGCCTGCGCTTCCGCGACCTGCGCGACACCGTCGACGGCATCAGCGCGAAAGTCCTCACCGAGACACTCCGGGAGCTGGAACGCGACGGACTCGTCACCCGCCACGTGTACGCCGAGGTGCCGCCCAGGGTCGAATACGAGTTGACCGCGCTGGGACACACCCTGCACACCCCGCTCCAGGCACTGGGCCTTTGGGCGGAGAAGCACATCGCCGAGGTGCAGGCGGCGCGTGAGCGTCACGACGCCCAGAAGTGA